Proteins encoded together in one Lutra lutra chromosome 4, mLutLut1.2, whole genome shotgun sequence window:
- the NGF gene encoding beta-nerve growth factor codes for MSMLFYTLITALLIGTQAEAHPESHVPAGHTIPQAHWTKLQHSLDTALRRARSTPAGAIAARVAGQTRNITVDPKLFKKRRLRSPRVLFSTHPPPVAADTQDLDLEAGGAALANRTRRSKRSSSHPVFHRGEFSVCDSVSVWVGDKTTATDIKGKEVMVLGEVNINNSVFKQYFFETKCRDPTPVDSGCRGIDSKHWNSYCTTTHTFVKALTMDGKQAAWRFIRIDTACVCVLSRKAGRRA; via the coding sequence ATGTCCATGTTGTTCTACACTCTGATCACAGCTCTTTTGATCGGCACCCAGGCAGAAGCCCACCCCGAGAGCCATGTCCCAGCAGGACACACCATCCCCCAAGCCCACTGGACTAAGCTTCAGCATTCCCTTGACACAGCTCTCCGCCGAGCCCGCAGCACCCCGGCGGGGGCAATAGCTGCGAGGGTGGCCGGGCAGACCCGCAACATCACTGTGGACCCCAAACTCTTTAAAAAGCGGCGACTGCGCTCACCCCGCGTGCTATTCAGCACGCACCCCCCACCTGTGGCCGCAGATACTCAGGATCTGGACTTGGAGGCCGGCGGAGCCGCCTTGGCCAACAGGACTCGCAGGAGCAAGCGGTCGTCGTCCCACCCTGTCTTCCACCGGGGCGAGTTCTCGGTGTGCGACAGCGTCAGCGTGTGGGTGGGGGACAAGACCACCGCCACGGACATCAAGGGCAAGGAGGTGATGGTCTTGGGGGAGGTGAACATTAACAATAGTGTGTTCAAACAGTACTTTTTTGAGACCAAGTGCCGGGACCCCACACCCGTGGACAGCGGGTGCAGGGGCATCGACTCCAAGCACTGGAACTCGTATTGTACCACGACCCACACCTTCGTCAAGGCGCTGACCATGGACGGCAAGCAGGCTGCCTGGCGGTTTATCCGGATTGACACGGCCTGCGTGTgcgtgctcagcaggaaggctgggaGAAGAGCCTGA